A window of Streptomyces armeniacus contains these coding sequences:
- a CDS encoding DeoR/GlpR family DNA-binding transcription regulator → MYAAERQQEILRLAHESGRVEVLPLAAEFEVTAETVRRDLKTLDRAGLLRRVHGGAIPAGRLDFEPDLSEREATAPDEKDRIAKAAVEELPQDGSVLLDAGSTTGRLAAALPVGSTLTVLTHALSLAARLADHPGIDLHIVGGRVRHRTRAAVDAWALRTYGEINADVAFIASNGFSAENGLTTPDLAEAAVKRAVMGAARRVVLLADSTKFGQEHFARFGSLADVDVLITDTGLDPDDASAIERQGTQVRRV, encoded by the coding sequence ATGTATGCAGCTGAGCGACAGCAGGAGATCCTCCGCCTCGCCCACGAGAGCGGCCGGGTGGAGGTGCTGCCACTCGCTGCCGAGTTCGAGGTCACGGCCGAGACGGTGCGGCGCGACCTGAAGACCCTCGACCGCGCCGGACTGCTGCGCCGGGTCCACGGCGGGGCCATCCCCGCCGGACGGCTCGACTTCGAACCCGACCTCAGCGAACGCGAAGCCACCGCACCCGACGAGAAGGACCGCATCGCGAAGGCCGCCGTCGAGGAACTGCCGCAGGACGGCAGCGTGCTCCTCGACGCCGGCTCGACGACCGGGCGGCTCGCCGCGGCCCTCCCCGTCGGCTCCACGCTCACTGTCCTGACCCACGCCCTGTCCCTGGCCGCGCGGCTCGCCGACCACCCCGGCATCGACCTGCACATCGTCGGCGGCCGCGTCCGGCACCGCACCCGCGCCGCCGTCGACGCCTGGGCGCTCCGCACCTACGGCGAGATCAACGCCGACGTCGCCTTCATCGCCAGCAACGGCTTCTCCGCCGAGAACGGCCTCACCACCCCCGACCTCGCCGAGGCCGCCGTAAAACGCGCGGTCATGGGCGCGGCGCGCAGGGTGGTACTCCTCGCCGACTCCACCAAGTTCGGCCAGGAGCACTTCGCCCGCTTCGGCTCACTCGCCGACGTCGACGTGCTGATCACCGACACCGGACTCGACCCGGACGACGCCTCGGCGATCGAACGCCAGGGCACCCAGGTCAGGCGGGTGTGA
- a CDS encoding sigma-70 family RNA polymerase sigma factor: protein MATRAVARRQAATTGATDTASSVRATGGGEVADRDLVGMYLDEIARTPLLDAAKEVELSLDIEAGVYARRILDGAETSPSGDAPSATASREELEAIVAQGERAKDVFIRSNLRLVVAVARRYPRSGLPLLDLIQEGNAGLVRAVEKFDYQKGFKFSTYATWWIRQAITRSIADQSRTIRLPVHLVEELGRIRRVQREFNREHGREPEHTEIAKELGSTPERIADVLDWARDPVSLNMSVDDEGETQFGDLLEDTSAASPEQSVLTVLRREELDDLIGRLDPRTASIIKARYGMVDGRERTLTEVGKQHGLTRERIRQIEKHALLELKKLARDTGFDAAA, encoded by the coding sequence ATGGCAACCCGTGCCGTCGCCCGTCGTCAGGCAGCCACCACCGGTGCCACCGACACGGCAAGCAGTGTTCGCGCCACCGGCGGCGGAGAAGTCGCGGACCGCGACCTGGTCGGCATGTATCTCGATGAGATCGCCCGCACACCGCTGCTGGACGCGGCGAAGGAGGTCGAGCTGTCGCTCGACATCGAGGCGGGCGTGTACGCGCGGCGGATCCTCGACGGGGCCGAGACCAGCCCTTCGGGCGACGCGCCCAGCGCGACCGCGAGCCGCGAGGAGCTGGAGGCGATAGTCGCGCAGGGTGAGCGGGCCAAGGACGTCTTCATCCGGTCCAACCTGCGGCTCGTCGTCGCCGTCGCCCGCCGGTATCCGCGCAGTGGACTGCCCTTGCTGGACCTGATCCAGGAAGGCAACGCCGGCCTGGTGCGCGCCGTCGAGAAGTTCGACTACCAGAAGGGCTTCAAGTTCTCCACGTACGCGACGTGGTGGATCAGGCAGGCCATCACCAGGTCGATCGCCGACCAGTCCCGTACGATCCGGCTTCCCGTCCACCTCGTGGAGGAGCTGGGCCGGATCCGGCGCGTGCAGCGCGAGTTCAACCGCGAGCACGGCCGTGAGCCGGAACACACCGAGATCGCCAAGGAGTTGGGCTCCACCCCGGAGCGCATCGCCGACGTGCTCGACTGGGCACGCGACCCGGTCAGCCTCAACATGTCCGTGGACGACGAGGGCGAGACGCAGTTCGGCGACCTCCTCGAGGACACCTCGGCCGCCTCGCCGGAGCAGTCCGTGCTGACGGTGCTGCGCCGCGAGGAGCTGGACGACCTCATCGGACGGCTCGACCCGCGCACGGCCTCCATCATCAAGGCGCGCTACGGCATGGTGGACGGCCGCGAGCGGACGCTCACCGAGGTGGGCAAGCAGCACGGCCTGACGCGTGAGCGGATCCGCCAGATAGAGAAGCACGCCCTGTTGGAACTGAAGAAGCTGGCCCGGGACACGGGCTTCGACGCGGCGGCCTGA
- a CDS encoding GNAT family N-acetyltransferase: MQYPAPPPGRTAVTESADSVVRPGHEGDLEALTDLYNHYVRETPVTFDIEPFSPEERRPWLLSHREDGPHRLLVAREAREAGTSREGRLLGYAHSSRFRPKAAYDTSVECTVYVAPDAGGQGIGTLLYKRLFEILDGEDVHRAYAGITLPNEASVRLHRRFGFEPCGTYTQAGRKFGRYYDVRRFEKQL, from the coding sequence ATGCAGTACCCTGCACCGCCACCTGGGAGGACGGCCGTGACAGAGAGTGCGGATTCGGTGGTCAGGCCGGGACACGAGGGCGATCTCGAAGCTCTGACGGACCTCTACAACCACTACGTCCGTGAGACGCCCGTCACGTTCGACATCGAGCCCTTCTCACCCGAAGAGCGCCGCCCTTGGCTGCTCTCCCACCGTGAAGACGGCCCACACCGCCTCTTGGTTGCGCGAGAGGCCCGGGAGGCCGGAACCAGCCGCGAGGGCCGGCTGCTCGGCTACGCCCACAGCAGCCGCTTCCGCCCGAAGGCGGCGTACGACACCTCCGTCGAGTGCACCGTCTACGTCGCCCCGGACGCCGGCGGCCAGGGCATCGGCACGCTGCTCTACAAGCGGCTGTTCGAGATCCTCGACGGCGAGGACGTGCACCGCGCCTACGCCGGAATCACCCTCCCGAACGAGGCGTCCGTCCGGCTGCACCGCCGCTTCGGCTTCGAGCCGTGCGGTACGTACACCCAGGCGGGGCGGAAGTTCGGGCGCTACTACGACGTCCGGCGCTTTGAAAAGCAGCTGTGA
- a CDS encoding winged helix DNA-binding domain-containing protein, whose product MRLTAADRRARLARRHLLAPAARAHRTEDVAEALVGLHVTDAPTVTLSAYARLTEPTMADIDRALYDDRTLLRMHCMRRTLFAVPTELAPVFHFSTAQAVAARERSSLLKRLREENPDWDADWLAAAEQAALDALVRLGESAAGEVGAGEVSAEVPELRETVTLARGKPYEAKQRVGGWVLRLLAMDGRIRRGRQQGGWTSGQFRYYAAPELPPLDPQEARAELVRRWLASYGPGTTDDVKWWTGWSVTDVRKTLAAVGAVPVGLDEGDGWVLPGDLAAGTPADTGDGAGPPEPYAALLPGLDPTTMGWKHRDWYLDPAHRPLLFDTNGNGGPTVWWNGEIIGGWACRADGEIVWRQLADRGAEAAAAVEAEAARLQHWLGDGCFVPAFPTPLAKELTR is encoded by the coding sequence ATGCGCCTCACCGCCGCCGACCGCCGGGCCCGGCTCGCCCGCCGCCACCTGCTCGCGCCGGCCGCCCGCGCGCACCGTACGGAGGACGTCGCGGAAGCACTCGTCGGCCTGCACGTGACGGACGCGCCCACCGTGACGCTCTCGGCGTACGCGCGGCTCACCGAGCCGACCATGGCCGACATCGACCGTGCGCTCTACGACGACCGCACACTGCTGCGCATGCACTGCATGCGGCGCACGCTGTTCGCCGTACCGACGGAGCTCGCACCCGTCTTCCACTTCTCCACCGCGCAGGCCGTCGCCGCCCGCGAGCGCAGCTCGCTGCTGAAGCGCCTCCGGGAGGAGAACCCGGACTGGGATGCCGACTGGCTGGCCGCGGCCGAGCAGGCGGCGCTGGACGCCCTCGTACGCCTCGGGGAGTCCGCCGCGGGCGAGGTCGGCGCGGGCGAGGTCAGCGCCGAGGTGCCGGAACTGCGGGAGACGGTCACGCTGGCCCGCGGCAAACCGTACGAGGCGAAGCAGCGGGTCGGCGGCTGGGTGCTGCGGCTGCTCGCGATGGACGGACGGATACGCCGCGGGCGGCAGCAGGGCGGCTGGACCTCCGGGCAGTTTCGCTACTACGCGGCACCCGAGCTGCCGCCGCTGGATCCGCAGGAGGCCAGGGCGGAACTCGTACGGCGCTGGCTCGCCTCGTACGGGCCGGGGACGACGGACGACGTGAAGTGGTGGACCGGGTGGTCCGTCACCGACGTACGCAAGACGCTGGCCGCGGTGGGCGCGGTCCCCGTCGGGCTGGACGAGGGCGACGGCTGGGTGCTGCCCGGCGACCTCGCGGCGGGCACACCGGCGGACACGGGCGACGGTGCCGGGCCGCCCGAACCGTACGCGGCACTGCTGCCGGGCCTCGACCCGACGACCATGGGGTGGAAGCACCGCGACTGGTACCTGGACCCGGCCCACCGCCCGCTGCTCTTCGACACCAACGGGAACGGCGGGCCCACCGTGTGGTGGAACGGCGAGATCATCGGCGGCTGGGCCTGCCGCGCCGACGGCGAGATCGTCTGGCGGCAGCTCGCCGACCGCGGCGCGGAGGCCGCCGCGGCGGTCGAGGCCGAGGCCGCCCGGCTCCAGCACTGGCTGGGCGACGGATGCTTCGTGCCGGCCTTCCCCACGCCGCTCGCGAAGGAACTGACCCGCTAG
- a CDS encoding TetR/AcrR family transcriptional regulator codes for MTAAAVSGTPGTRLRADALRNRERIVDAAREAFVLYGPEVPLDEIARDAGVGNATLYRHFPDRESLIHHVVLSVMDRVSERAEAAFTEVPEAFDALRRFVFDAADERVGALCPMLTHHIDGDAPEIVAARKRLENATWALMDWGRRSGELRSDVDFGDLMVALSQLARPLPGTGCPEIERFVHRHLQIFLDGLRTPRRSRLTGSAATLEDLRSNPVPMQRA; via the coding sequence ATGACAGCAGCGGCCGTCAGCGGGACGCCGGGGACGCGGCTGCGCGCGGACGCCCTGCGGAACCGCGAGCGGATCGTGGATGCCGCGCGGGAGGCGTTCGTCCTGTACGGGCCCGAGGTGCCACTCGACGAGATCGCGCGGGACGCGGGTGTGGGAAACGCCACTCTCTACCGCCACTTCCCGGACCGCGAGTCGCTGATCCACCACGTCGTGCTGTCCGTGATGGACCGGGTGTCCGAGCGGGCGGAGGCGGCGTTCACAGAGGTGCCGGAGGCGTTCGACGCGTTGCGGCGCTTCGTCTTCGACGCCGCGGACGAGCGGGTCGGCGCGCTCTGCCCGATGCTGACGCACCACATCGACGGGGACGCGCCGGAGATCGTCGCCGCCAGAAAACGACTGGAAAACGCGACCTGGGCACTGATGGACTGGGGACGCCGCTCCGGCGAGCTGCGGTCCGACGTCGACTTCGGCGATCTGATGGTCGCGCTCAGCCAGTTGGCGCGCCCGCTGCCGGGCACCGGCTGCCCGGAGATCGAACGTTTTGTCCACCGTCACCTGCAGATCTTCCTCGACGGGCTGCGTACGCCGAGGAGGTCCCGGCTCACCGGCAGCGCGGCCACACTCGAGGACTTGAGGAGCAACCCCGTGCCCATGCAGCGCGCGTAA